The bacterium nucleotide sequence AAGGAAATTACGGCCATTATTGCACGCGGCATTCAGCTTAAAAAAAATAAAAAACCTTTATCGGTTTTAAAAGGTCGTGTGCTGGGCTTAATTTTTGAAAAAGAATCTACGCGAACACGCATTTCATTTGAAGTGGCCATGACACGTTTGGGTGGCAGTGTGGTGTATATTGGCCAAAATTCAAGCCAGTTATCGCGTGGTGAAACCTATGCCGATACAGCCCGCGTGTTGTCGCGTTATTTAGATGGTTTAGTATTACGCACTTTTTCCCAGGAAGGCCTTAACGAAATGGCTATTCATGCCGATATCCCTATTATTAACGGCTTAACGGACGATTTTCATCCCTGTCAACTCTTGGCCGATTTAATGACCATTACCGAAAGGAAAAAAGGGAAACTTTCAAATTGTGCGGTGGCCTATGTGGGTGACGGTAACAATATGGCCAATACCTGGATTGAAGCGGCCATGCTTCTTAAATTTTATCTGCGTTTGGCTTGCCCTCAGGGTTATTATCCTCAAAAATCTTTGTTAGACGAGGCTTCTCAATTTTCTAATATCTCTATTACCACTAATCCCCAAAAAGCTGTAGAGGGTGCCGAGTTTATTAACACCGATACCTGGTTTTCAATGGGGCAGGAAGTAAGCAACGAAAAACGTGCTGTTTTTGCTCC carries:
- the argF gene encoding ornithine carbamoyltransferase: MKRDVLVLRDLTAKEITAIIARGIQLKKNKKPLSVLKGRVLGLIFEKESTRTRISFEVAMTRLGGSVVYIGQNSSQLSRGETYADTARVLSRYLDGLVLRTFSQEGLNEMAIHADIPIINGLTDDFHPCQLLADLMTITERKKGKLSNCAVAYVGDGNNMANTWIEAAMLLKFYLRLACPQGYYPQKSLLDEASQFSNISITTNPQKAVEGAEFINTDTWFSMGQEVSNEKRAVFAPFQVNKNLLSYAKKDALVMHCLPAHRDEEITSDVLDGQQSIVFDEAENRLYAQMALLEFLMKRKK